One Algibacter sp. L3A6 genomic region harbors:
- a CDS encoding CPBP family intramembrane glutamic endopeptidase has translation MYIAQAFKGLHDWWRYLLGVLIVFTAWQMVGMIPLGVVLGIKVFETGNIPVTIPDMIEALGSNLFLFLMLVSFAAGLAGVIFSAKVLHKQSFVQLTTTRKKIDWSRFWFIFILWGVISSGFVLIDYFFFAPEDYVLNFKLKPFLILAAIAITLIPLQTSFEEYFFRGYLMQGIGVVCKNKWLPLLITSVGFGLMHIANPEVEQLGPVIMVYYIGTGLFLGVLTLMDEGLELALGFHAANNLFTALLVTADWTAFQTDSILKDMSDPDTMALGEIFIPVFVVFPILLFILSKKYNWSNWKDKLIGNVIEPTKEDYKIIE, from the coding sequence ATGTATATAGCTCAAGCCTTTAAAGGCTTACACGATTGGTGGAGATATTTATTAGGTGTGTTAATAGTTTTTACCGCTTGGCAAATGGTTGGTATGATTCCTTTGGGTGTTGTATTAGGCATAAAAGTTTTTGAAACTGGAAATATACCCGTTACAATCCCCGATATGATTGAGGCTTTGGGTAGTAATTTATTTCTGTTTTTAATGCTAGTATCTTTTGCTGCAGGATTGGCAGGCGTTATTTTTTCGGCTAAAGTTCTGCATAAGCAATCGTTTGTGCAATTAACAACAACACGTAAAAAGATAGATTGGAGCCGTTTTTGGTTTATTTTTATTCTTTGGGGTGTTATTTCTTCTGGTTTTGTATTGATAGATTATTTCTTTTTTGCGCCAGAAGATTATGTGCTAAATTTTAAATTAAAACCATTTTTAATACTCGCAGCAATAGCTATTACTTTAATACCGTTACAAACAAGTTTTGAAGAATATTTTTTTAGAGGCTACTTAATGCAAGGTATTGGTGTGGTTTGTAAAAATAAATGGTTGCCACTTTTAATCACTTCGGTTGGTTTTGGACTTATGCATATTGCAAATCCAGAAGTAGAGCAATTAGGGCCCGTTATAATGGTTTATTACATTGGTACCGGTTTGTTTCTAGGGGTTTTAACTTTAATGGACGAAGGTTTAGAGCTTGCCTTAGGCTTTCACGCAGCTAATAACTTGTTTACAGCGCTGTTGGTTACTGCCGACTGGACTGCCTTCCAAACCGATTCAATTTTAAAAGACATGTCTGATCCAGATACCATGGCATTAGGCGAAATATTTATACCTGTATTTGTCGTTTTTCCAATACTTTTATTTATTCTTTCTAAGAAATATAATTGGAGTAATTGGAAAGATAAACTAATAGGAAACGTTATTGAACCAACAAAAGAAGACTATAAAATAATAGAATAA
- a CDS encoding AMP-binding protein, with protein sequence MIPDYTKVHVRFKLNNHHYSHEDLMEVAYSFVKEGVAYERELGEFLLDWLDKHDFIKVRTSGSTGKPKEIIIKKEAMVKSAIATGNFFDLTPGKKVLHCLPSNFIAGKMMMVRAIVLGLELDMVEPAAFPRIDYEKDYEFCAFTPMQLKNFAKYFDKIKTVIVGGGRVSESIKALIQDKKPNVYETYGMTETVSHIAIKKINNFTDAESDKYFKTLPNITISTDDRSCLVINAPELLDETIVTNDIVKIHSDSSFEWLGRFDNVINSGGIKLYPEVIEEKLQCKIPQQFFITSVPDETLGEKAILIIEGKDNKVDEAIFEGLDKYEKPKAIYAVSKFIDTVSGKIHRKNTLDQVVF encoded by the coding sequence ATGATACCAGATTACACTAAAGTACATGTAAGGTTTAAATTAAATAATCACCATTATTCTCATGAAGATTTAATGGAGGTTGCGTATAGCTTTGTAAAAGAAGGCGTTGCTTACGAGCGCGAATTGGGTGAATTTTTACTCGATTGGTTAGATAAGCATGATTTTATAAAAGTGCGTACATCGGGATCTACCGGTAAGCCCAAGGAGATAATAATTAAAAAGGAAGCTATGGTAAAATCTGCCATTGCAACTGGTAACTTCTTCGATCTTACTCCTGGTAAAAAAGTATTACATTGCTTACCGTCAAACTTTATTGCAGGTAAAATGATGATGGTTCGTGCTATTGTTTTAGGTTTAGAATTAGATATGGTAGAGCCTGCGGCTTTCCCTAGAATCGATTATGAAAAAGATTACGAATTTTGTGCATTTACACCAATGCAACTTAAAAACTTCGCTAAATATTTCGATAAAATTAAAACTGTAATTGTTGGTGGCGGACGTGTTTCTGAGAGTATAAAAGCTTTAATTCAGGATAAAAAACCTAATGTTTACGAAACTTATGGTATGACGGAAACGGTATCGCACATTGCCATTAAGAAGATAAATAACTTTACAGATGCAGAGTCTGATAAATACTTTAAAACCTTACCAAATATTACCATTTCTACCGACGATAGAAGCTGTTTAGTGATTAATGCTCCAGAGCTTTTAGATGAAACTATAGTGACTAATGATATTGTAAAAATACATTCAGATAGTAGTTTTGAATGGTTAGGCCGTTTTGATAACGTAATTAATTCTGGTGGTATTAAGTTATATCCAGAGGTGATTGAAGAGAAGCTACAATGTAAAATACCTCAACAGTTTTTTATTACATCTGTTCCTGATGAAACTTTGGGAGAGAAGGCTATTTTAATAATTGAGGGAAAAGATAATAAAGTAGACGAAGCGATTTTTGAAGGTTTGGATAAATACGAAAAACCAAAAGCAATATATGCTGTAAGTAAATTTATAGATACAGTTTCGGGAAAAATTCATCGTAAAAACACTTTAGATCAGGTTGTTTTTTAA
- the sppA gene encoding signal peptide peptidase SppA, whose product MEFIKRVFSTLTGIILFCVLFFLGIIFLGAIMGSGGDDVVTVKDNSVLELTLDFPIKDYAGKTEFAEYPFLNEDEKNGLFNIIDGIKLAATDDKIKGISIDNNFIQAGLSQTKALRGALLKFKESGKFIVAYADIYTQKDYYLSSVADTIFMNPVGAMEFKGLYSEQLYFKDLQEKSGVKMEVVRFGKYKSAVEPFLENEMSDNNREQISVYLNSLWTEMKRDISKSRMIDEAELNTIADSLLARNATLAKSSKMIDKIAYHDEYIDGLKYAVGIENDKKLKTISIADYAIHAADKLKLKSNKNRIAVIYAEGEIIYGEGDEDKVGQGTMGASLKKAREDDKVKAIVLRINSPGGSAVASELIWREIELTKKVKPVIVSMGNVAASGGYYIACNADKIIAEATTITGSIGVFGMIPNGKALADRIGINAEQVITNANAVSFSFYEPMSDVQRAFIKEGIIDVYELFTKRVADGRGMAQDDVKAIAQGRVWTGTDAVKNGLVDELGGLDLALKYAAEAAEIEEYKINEFPIFKKDLDKMLQDFGLVKAKETILKEELGDVQYNIYKEVKTRTQRKGIQLLFPYNLDVK is encoded by the coding sequence ATGGAATTTATAAAACGTGTATTTTCAACATTAACAGGCATCATTTTGTTTTGTGTGCTTTTCTTTTTAGGAATAATTTTTTTGGGCGCTATTATGGGGTCTGGCGGTGATGATGTTGTGACAGTAAAAGATAATTCTGTTTTAGAATTAACATTAGATTTTCCCATTAAAGATTATGCGGGTAAAACTGAGTTTGCCGAATATCCTTTTTTAAATGAAGATGAAAAAAACGGACTTTTCAATATTATAGATGGTATTAAATTAGCCGCTACAGACGATAAAATAAAAGGAATATCTATTGATAATAATTTTATACAAGCTGGTCTGTCACAAACAAAAGCTTTGAGAGGTGCGTTATTGAAGTTTAAAGAATCGGGTAAATTTATTGTGGCTTACGCCGATATTTATACGCAAAAAGATTACTATTTATCTTCGGTTGCCGATACTATTTTCATGAATCCTGTTGGAGCTATGGAATTTAAAGGTTTATATTCTGAACAGTTATACTTTAAAGATTTACAAGAAAAATCGGGTGTTAAAATGGAAGTGGTGCGCTTCGGGAAATATAAAAGTGCTGTAGAACCATTTTTAGAAAATGAAATGAGCGATAATAATCGTGAGCAAATTTCGGTGTATTTAAATTCGCTTTGGACAGAAATGAAACGTGATATTTCTAAAAGTAGAATGATTGATGAAGCGGAATTGAATACAATTGCAGATAGCCTTTTGGCGCGAAATGCAACTTTAGCTAAATCGTCTAAAATGATTGATAAAATTGCTTATCATGATGAATATATTGATGGACTAAAATATGCTGTTGGTATTGAAAATGATAAAAAATTAAAAACCATTTCTATTGCAGATTATGCTATTCACGCAGCTGATAAATTGAAATTAAAAAGTAATAAAAATAGAATAGCAGTTATTTATGCCGAAGGTGAAATTATCTATGGTGAAGGTGATGAGGATAAAGTTGGTCAAGGTACTATGGGAGCTTCTCTTAAAAAAGCAAGGGAAGATGATAAGGTTAAGGCTATAGTTTTACGTATTAATTCTCCAGGTGGAAGTGCAGTGGCCAGTGAGTTAATTTGGAGAGAAATAGAGTTAACTAAAAAAGTAAAACCTGTAATTGTATCTATGGGGAACGTTGCGGCATCTGGTGGTTATTATATAGCTTGTAATGCTGATAAGATTATTGCAGAAGCAACAACCATTACAGGAAGTATAGGTGTGTTTGGAATGATCCCAAATGGTAAAGCGTTAGCAGATAGAATAGGTATTAACGCCGAACAAGTGATTACTAATGCAAACGCCGTTTCGTTTAGTTTTTATGAGCCTATGAGCGATGTGCAACGTGCCTTTATTAAAGAAGGAATTATCGATGTTTACGAGTTGTTTACCAAAAGAGTAGCCGATGGTCGTGGTATGGCTCAAGATGATGTAAAAGCTATTGCGCAAGGTCGTGTTTGGACAGGTACCGATGCTGTAAAAAACGGTTTAGTAGATGAATTGGGAGGATTAGATTTAGCCTTAAAATATGCTGCTGAAGCTGCAGAAATTGAAGAATACAAAATAAACGAATTTCCTATTTTCAAAAAGGACTTAGATAAAATGCTTCAAGATTTTGGTTTAGTGAAAGCTAAAGAGACCATTTTAAAAGAAGAGCTAGGCGATGTTCAATACAATATTTACAAAGAAGTAAAAACACGTACGCAACGTAAAGGTATTCAGTTATTATTTCCTTATAATTTAGATGTGAAGTAG
- a CDS encoding PorP/SprF family type IX secretion system membrane protein produces the protein MIFTKKIIAIAIITIFACNLNAQQTPTFSEYNYNPFIINTAYAGLTENPEFSLSNTGFFNQFEGSPRNFSFSGHGSIDRNKMGIGAGIMRDEIGVTTSTSFFAAYSYKIFFDFKSNRPYWQLYDTGVLSFGITAGLQQYQSNLTQLGIIGDPKFAQDINSTIPTIGLSFLFNHASFYVGFSTPNVMGDSLASDSDLVLNSPYYGYFGYRIYNNRFEDFMIKPNMLIKYEDGAPFQADFNVALSFRNKLEIGTGYRTSNSINFLAGIYLFNNLRAIYNYNLANKNSALGNTHGLILSVQLGDGYSVN, from the coding sequence ATGATTTTTACAAAAAAAATAATAGCAATTGCTATCATCACCATATTTGCCTGTAACTTAAACGCACAGCAAACACCTACATTCTCGGAGTATAATTACAACCCTTTTATTATAAATACAGCTTATGCTGGCTTAACAGAAAACCCCGAGTTCTCTTTGAGTAATACAGGATTCTTTAATCAATTTGAAGGAAGTCCGAGAAATTTTTCATTTAGTGGTCATGGTTCTATAGACAGAAACAAAATGGGCATTGGGGCAGGTATTATGCGAGACGAAATAGGTGTTACTACCTCAACCTCTTTTTTCGCAGCATATTCCTATAAAATATTTTTCGATTTTAAAAGTAATAGACCTTATTGGCAATTGTACGATACAGGTGTTTTGTCTTTTGGTATTACCGCAGGGTTACAACAATATCAAAGTAATTTAACCCAATTAGGCATTATAGGAGATCCTAAATTTGCTCAAGATATAAACAGTACAATACCAACTATTGGTTTAAGTTTTCTTTTTAATCACGCTTCTTTTTATGTTGGTTTTTCGACTCCAAATGTTATGGGAGATAGTTTGGCATCAGACAGTGATTTGGTGTTAAATAGTCCTTACTATGGATATTTTGGTTATCGTATTTATAATAATCGTTTTGAAGATTTTATGATAAAACCAAACATGCTCATAAAATATGAAGATGGAGCCCCGTTCCAAGCAGATTTCAATGTAGCCCTTAGTTTTAGAAACAAGCTAGAAATAGGAACAGGTTACCGAACCAGTAATTCCATAAACTTTTTAGCAGGAATCTATTTATTCAATAATTTACGTGCTATATACAATTACAATCTCGCTAACAAAAACTCCGCTTTAGGAAACACGCATGGTTTAATATTAAGCGTTCAACTCGGTGATGGGTATAGTGTAAATTAA